Proteins from a single region of Echeneis naucrates chromosome 14, fEcheNa1.1, whole genome shotgun sequence:
- the trim3b gene encoding tripartite motif-containing protein 3b isoform X2: MSSAMAKHEAGSTSPVVRQIDKQFLVCSICLDHYRNPKVLPCLHTFCESCLQNYIPPESLTLSCPVCRQTSILPEKGVCALQNNFFITNLMEVLQRDPECSRPEACSVLESVSAAVAGKPLCCPNHEGKVMEFYCESCETAMCLDCTEGEHREHVTVPLRDVVEQHKAALKTQLDAIHSRLPQLTAAIELVSEISRQLNDRKIEAIAEITSTFEELEKALHQRKSALITDLESICSAKQKVLQAQLSSLLQGKEHIQSSCSFTEQALSHGSATEVLLVQKQMSERVTALARHDFPERPHQNAHLDCQVETEGLRRSIQNLGFLLTTAAVAHTSVATGEGLRHAATGQHHTVTVTTKDKDGELVRTGNAVLKAEITSVDGSRAADTEITDNKNGTYEVGYTLRSEGEYSFALLLYGQPIRGSPFRLRAVKPSDVPQSPDDVKRRVKSPSGTGGHIRQKAVRRPSSMYSTTKKKENPIEDELIYRVGSRGRERGEFTNLQGISASSNGRVVVADSNNQCIQVFSNDGQFKMRFGVRGRSPGQLQRPTGVTVDMNGDIVVADYDNRWVSIFSSDGKFKNKIGAGRLMGPKGVAVDKNGHIITVDNKACCVFIFQSNGKLVTKFGGRGTSDRQFAGPHFVAVNNKNEIIVTDFHNHSVKVYSADGEFLFKFGSHGEGNGQFNAPTGVAVDSNGNIIVADWGNSRIQVFDSTGSFLSYINTSADPLYGPQGLALTSDGHVAVADSGNHCFKVYRYLQ; the protein is encoded by the exons CTGTCTCCAGAACTACATTCCCCCAGAGTCTCTGACGCTCTCGTGTCCGGTGTGTCGGCAAACGTCCATCTTGCCAGAGAAAGGAGTCTGCGCTCTACAGAACAACTTCTTTATCACTAATCTCATGGAG GTCCTTCAAAGAGACCCAGAGTGCTCGCGGCCAGAGGCCTGCAGTGTCCTGGAGTCAGTCAGTGCTGCTGTAGCAGGGAAACCCCTCTGCTGCCCGAACCATGAGGGGAAG GTGATGGAGTTTTACTGTGAGTCATGTGAGACGGCCATGTGTTTGGACTGCACAGAGGGTGAGCACCGGGAACACGTGACCGTTCCTCTGCGGGACGTCGTGGAGCAACACAAAGCTGCACTGAAGACACAGCTGGACGCAATACACAGCAG GCTCCCCCAGCTGACAGCAGCCATCGAACTGGTGAGTGAGATTTCTCGCCAGCTGAACGACAGGAAGATTGAAGCGATAGCAGAGATTACCAGTACGTTCGAAGAGCTGGAGAAGGCACTGCATCAGCGCAAGTCGGCGCTCATCACAGACCTGGAGAGTATCTGCAGCGCCAAGCAGAAG GTCCTGCAGGCTCAGCTGTCATCTCTCCTGCAGGGGAAGGAACACAtccagagcagctgcagcttcacagaGCAGGCTCTCAGCCACGGGAGTGCGACCGAG GTGCTGCTGGTTCAGAAGCAGATGAGCGAGCGGGTCACAGCGCTGGCCCGACACGATTTTCCAGAGAGACCACATCAGAATGCACACCTGGACTGCCAG GTGGAGACTGAAGGTCTGCGGCGCTCCATCCAAAACCTGGGCTTTCTCCTCACCACGGCTGCTGTAGCTCACACCTCCGTCGCCACAGGGGAGGGCCTCCGCCACGCAGCAACCGGACAGCACCACACCGTTACTGTCACAACTAAAGATAAA GATGGGGAGCTGGTGCGGACGggaaatgctgttttaaaagcAGAGATAACGTCTGTCGATGGGAGCCgggctgcagacacagagataaCGGACAATAAGAACGGGACGTATGAGGTGGGCTACACGTTACGCTCAGAGGGGGAGTACTCCTTCGCTCTGTTGCTGTACGGCCAGCCGATACGTGGCAGCCCCTTCCGCCTGCGGGCGGTGAAGCCCTCAGATGTGCCGCAGTCTCCGGATGACGTGAAGAGGAGGGTGAAGTCTCCCAGCGGGACAGGAGGCCACATACGGCAGAAAGCGGTGCGGCGGCCCTCCAGCATGTACAGCACCACCAAGAAAAAGGAGAACCCCATTGAGGATGAGCTCATCTACAGAGTGG GTTCccggggcagagagagaggggagttCACCAATCTACAGGGAATCTCCGCCTCTAGTAATGGCAGAGTGGTGGTGGCTGACAGCAACAACCAGTGCATACAG GTGTTCTCCAACGATGGGCAGTTCAAGATGCGCTTTGGGGTCAGAGGTCGGTCCCCAGGGCAGCTGCAAAGACCGACAGGCGTCACTGTGGACATGAACGGCGACATTGTAGTGGCTGATTACGACAATCGATGGGTCagcatcttctcctctgatggCAAATTCAAG AATAAGATCGGCGCAGGCCGCCTCATGGGTCCTAAAGGCGTGGCTGTGGATAAAAACGGACACATCATCACTGTGGACAACAAGGCCTGCTGCGTCTTCATCTTTCAGTCCAACGGGAAGCTTGTGACTAAGTTTGGAGGCAGGGGGACGTCAGACAGACAGTTCGCAG GTCCACACTTTGTTGCAGTTAACAACAAGAATGAAATTATTGTAACAGATTTTCACAATCACTCAGTGAAG GTGTACAGTGCAGACGGGGAGTTCCTGTTCAAATTTGGCTCCCATGGTGAAGGCAATGGCCAGTTCAATGCTCCCACTGGTGTGGCTGTGGACTCCAATGGAAACATCATTGTTGCAGACTGGGGGAACAGCAGAATACAG GTGTTTGACAGCACAGGCTCTTTCTTATCCTACATTAACACCTCAGCGGACCCCCTGTACGGCCCCCAGGGCCTCGCCCTCACCTCAGACGGACACGTGGCTGTGGCTGACTCCGGCAACCACTGCTTTAAGGTTTACAGGTATCTGCAGTAA
- the trim47 gene encoding E3 ubiquitin-protein ligase TRIM47 produces the protein MATAGATADDVRKELTCAICLDFFKDPVILKCGHNFCRFCICMHWDENGGDYGYQCPQCRTVFNKRSFTKNYLVQNLVAKLDDLECLGSGSSPPKPVKVDGKCEQHGEELKLFCQTDKRPICVVCRESRAHRHHDVAPVPEVVNDMKIELKLRLMELYWQKSQCVKVITADERTKSEVRLKKQRLKEKIEADVGALVQFLLDERDSLLESLDAEEVATMAHIDDNLKTVEMEAQAVDKAIADINSHVSGKTSFESLAETFNEVIHCKPFTSFEPVSCQTEFMDFSGPFQLIIWKKMMHVLHTMPQNLTLDPDTAHPNLLISDFDTKVEEGRVRHQEPDLPGRFTRFCGVLAIAQYASGQHYWEVDVRDKGVWYLGVTTECSNRKGFVSLTPSEGYWSLCLQDRLYANGEDGRIPVADYWNSPRVGVYLDYDNGRLSFYDAVTMKRLYMFDTCFDEPVYPFFSPGKNDPGSRLQICHYY, from the exons ATGGCCACCGCCGGAGCGACCGCAGACGACGTGAGGAAAGAGCTAACATGTGCCATCTGTTTGGACTTCTTCAAGGACCCCGTCATCCTGAAATGCGGGCACAATTTCTGCCGTTTTTGTATCTGCATGCACTGGGATGAAAATGGCGGAGACTACGGCTATCAGTGTCCCCAGTGCCGAACG GTGTTCAACAAGAGGAGCTTCACCAAAAACTACCTGGTGCAGAACCTGGTGGCTAAACTGGACGACCTGGAGTGTCTGGGCTCTGGCTCCTCACCCCCCAAACCTGTTAAAGTAGATGGAAAGTGTGAACAACACGGAGAAGAGCTGAAACTATTTTGCCAGACTGACAAGAGGCCCATTTGTGTAGTGTGTCGGGAATCCAGGGCACACAG ACACCACGACGTGGCACCCGTGCCAGAAGTTGTAAATGATATGAAG ATCGAGTTAAAGCTGAGGCTAATGGAGCTCTACTGGCAGAAGTCTCAGTGTGTAAAAGTTATAACAGCTGATGAGCGCACCAAAAGTGAAGTGAGG TTGAAGAAACAGAGACTCAAAGAGAAGATTGAGGCAGATGTTGGTGCCTTGGTCCAGTTCTTGTTAGATGAAAGAGACTCACTGCTCGAGAGTCTGGATGCTGAGGAAGTGGCCACCATGGCCCATATAGATGACAACTTGAAGACTGTGGAGATGGAGGCGCAGGCTGTGGACAAGGCCATAGCTGATATCAACAGCCACGTCAGTGGGAAAACTAGCTTCGAG AGCCTTGCAGAAACATTCAATGA agTTATCCATTGCAAGCCTTTCACATCATTTGAGCCGGTTAGTTGTCAGACTGAATTTATGGACTTCTCAGGGCCCTTCCAACTTATAATATGGAAGAAGATGATGCACGTGCTACATACCA TGCCTCAGAACCTCACCTTAGATCCGGACACGGCGCATCCAAACCTGCTCATCTCAGACTTTGACACCAAAGTGGAGGAGGGCCGCGTTCGTCACCAGGAGCCAGACCTGCCAGGCCGCTTCACCCGCTTCTGTGGTGTCCTAGCCATAGCTCAATACGCCAGTGGGCAGCATTACTGGGAGGTGGATGTGAGAGACAAAGGTGTGTGGTATTTGGGAGTCACTACTGAGTGCAGCAACAGAAAGGGCTTTGTCAGTCTTACTCCTTCTGAAGGGTACTGGAGCCTGTGTCTGCAGGACCGGCTGTATGCCAATGGGGAGGACGGCCGCATCCCAGTTGCTGACTACTGGAACTCTCCCAGGGTCGGCGTGTACCTAGACTATGACAACGGGCGTCTTAGTTTCTATGATGCTGTTACAATGAAGAGACTTTACATGTTTGACACCTGCTTTGACGAGCCCGTCTACCCCTTCTTCAGCCCAGGGAAAAACGATCCAGGCAGCCGGTTGCAGATATGCCACTATTACTGA
- the trim3b gene encoding tripartite motif-containing protein 3b isoform X1 has protein sequence MSSAMAKHEAGSTSPVVRQIDKQFLVCSICLDHYRNPKVLPCLHTFCESCLQNYIPPESLTLSCPVCRQTSILPEKGVCALQNNFFITNLMEVLQRDPECSRPEACSVLESVSAAVAGKPLCCPNHEGKVMEFYCESCETAMCLDCTEGEHREHVTVPLRDVVEQHKAALKTQLDAIHSRLPQLTAAIELVSEISRQLNDRKIEAIAEITSTFEELEKALHQRKSALITDLESICSAKQKVLQAQLSSLLQGKEHIQSSCSFTEQALSHGSATEVLLVQKQMSERVTALARHDFPERPHQNAHLDCQVETEGLRRSIQNLGFLLTTAAVAHTSVATGEGLRHAATGQHHTVTVTTKDKDGELVRTGNAVLKAEITSVDGSRAADTEITDNKNGTYEVGYTLRSEGEYSFALLLYGQPIRGSPFRLRAVKPSDVPQSPDDVKRRVKSPSGTGGHIRQKAVRRPSSMYSTTKKKENPIEDELIYRVGSRGRERGEFTNLQGISASSNGRVVVADSNNQCIQVFSNDGQFKMRFGVRGRSPGQLQRPTGVTVDMNGDIVVADYDNRWVSIFSSDGKFKNKIGAGRLMGPKGVAVDKNGHIITVDNKACCVFIFQSNGKLVTKFGGRGTSDRQFAEKLGPNVNKSGSVFSPHFVAVNNKNEIIVTDFHNHSVKVYSADGEFLFKFGSHGEGNGQFNAPTGVAVDSNGNIIVADWGNSRIQVFDSTGSFLSYINTSADPLYGPQGLALTSDGHVAVADSGNHCFKVYRYLQ, from the exons CTGTCTCCAGAACTACATTCCCCCAGAGTCTCTGACGCTCTCGTGTCCGGTGTGTCGGCAAACGTCCATCTTGCCAGAGAAAGGAGTCTGCGCTCTACAGAACAACTTCTTTATCACTAATCTCATGGAG GTCCTTCAAAGAGACCCAGAGTGCTCGCGGCCAGAGGCCTGCAGTGTCCTGGAGTCAGTCAGTGCTGCTGTAGCAGGGAAACCCCTCTGCTGCCCGAACCATGAGGGGAAG GTGATGGAGTTTTACTGTGAGTCATGTGAGACGGCCATGTGTTTGGACTGCACAGAGGGTGAGCACCGGGAACACGTGACCGTTCCTCTGCGGGACGTCGTGGAGCAACACAAAGCTGCACTGAAGACACAGCTGGACGCAATACACAGCAG GCTCCCCCAGCTGACAGCAGCCATCGAACTGGTGAGTGAGATTTCTCGCCAGCTGAACGACAGGAAGATTGAAGCGATAGCAGAGATTACCAGTACGTTCGAAGAGCTGGAGAAGGCACTGCATCAGCGCAAGTCGGCGCTCATCACAGACCTGGAGAGTATCTGCAGCGCCAAGCAGAAG GTCCTGCAGGCTCAGCTGTCATCTCTCCTGCAGGGGAAGGAACACAtccagagcagctgcagcttcacagaGCAGGCTCTCAGCCACGGGAGTGCGACCGAG GTGCTGCTGGTTCAGAAGCAGATGAGCGAGCGGGTCACAGCGCTGGCCCGACACGATTTTCCAGAGAGACCACATCAGAATGCACACCTGGACTGCCAG GTGGAGACTGAAGGTCTGCGGCGCTCCATCCAAAACCTGGGCTTTCTCCTCACCACGGCTGCTGTAGCTCACACCTCCGTCGCCACAGGGGAGGGCCTCCGCCACGCAGCAACCGGACAGCACCACACCGTTACTGTCACAACTAAAGATAAA GATGGGGAGCTGGTGCGGACGggaaatgctgttttaaaagcAGAGATAACGTCTGTCGATGGGAGCCgggctgcagacacagagataaCGGACAATAAGAACGGGACGTATGAGGTGGGCTACACGTTACGCTCAGAGGGGGAGTACTCCTTCGCTCTGTTGCTGTACGGCCAGCCGATACGTGGCAGCCCCTTCCGCCTGCGGGCGGTGAAGCCCTCAGATGTGCCGCAGTCTCCGGATGACGTGAAGAGGAGGGTGAAGTCTCCCAGCGGGACAGGAGGCCACATACGGCAGAAAGCGGTGCGGCGGCCCTCCAGCATGTACAGCACCACCAAGAAAAAGGAGAACCCCATTGAGGATGAGCTCATCTACAGAGTGG GTTCccggggcagagagagaggggagttCACCAATCTACAGGGAATCTCCGCCTCTAGTAATGGCAGAGTGGTGGTGGCTGACAGCAACAACCAGTGCATACAG GTGTTCTCCAACGATGGGCAGTTCAAGATGCGCTTTGGGGTCAGAGGTCGGTCCCCAGGGCAGCTGCAAAGACCGACAGGCGTCACTGTGGACATGAACGGCGACATTGTAGTGGCTGATTACGACAATCGATGGGTCagcatcttctcctctgatggCAAATTCAAG AATAAGATCGGCGCAGGCCGCCTCATGGGTCCTAAAGGCGTGGCTGTGGATAAAAACGGACACATCATCACTGTGGACAACAAGGCCTGCTGCGTCTTCATCTTTCAGTCCAACGGGAAGCTTGTGACTAAGTTTGGAGGCAGGGGGACGTCAGACAGACAGTTCGCAG AAAAACTTGGCCCAAACGTAAATAAATCTGGCTCAGTTTTCA GTCCACACTTTGTTGCAGTTAACAACAAGAATGAAATTATTGTAACAGATTTTCACAATCACTCAGTGAAG GTGTACAGTGCAGACGGGGAGTTCCTGTTCAAATTTGGCTCCCATGGTGAAGGCAATGGCCAGTTCAATGCTCCCACTGGTGTGGCTGTGGACTCCAATGGAAACATCATTGTTGCAGACTGGGGGAACAGCAGAATACAG GTGTTTGACAGCACAGGCTCTTTCTTATCCTACATTAACACCTCAGCGGACCCCCTGTACGGCCCCCAGGGCCTCGCCCTCACCTCAGACGGACACGTGGCTGTGGCTGACTCCGGCAACCACTGCTTTAAGGTTTACAGGTATCTGCAGTAA